In Streptantibioticus cattleyicolor NRRL 8057 = DSM 46488, a genomic segment contains:
- the purB gene encoding adenylosuccinate lyase — translation MTVKPRIPNVLANRYASAELATLWSPEQKVVLERRLWLAVLRAQRDLGIEVPEGALADYERVLDQVDLASIAEREKVTRHDVKARIEEFNALAGHEQIHKGMTSRDLTENVEQLQIRLSLELVRDRTVAVLARLARLAAEHGELVMAGRSHNVAAQATTLGKRFATAADELLVAFERVEELLRRYPLRGVKGPVGTAQDMLDLLGGDAGKLAELERRIAGHLGFDHVFDSVGQVYPRSLDYEVVTALVQLAAAPSSLAKTVRLMAGHELVTEGFKPGQVGSSAMPHKMNTRSCERVNGLAVVLRGYASMAGELAGDQWNEGDVSCSVVRRVALPDAFFAFDGLLETFLTVLDEFGAFPAVVTRELDRYLPFLATTKVLMGAVRAGVGREVAHEAIKENAVATALEMREKGAERNALLDRLAADERIPLDRAALEALMADRLSFTGAAADQVAAVVRRVEEVAARHPQAAGYAPGAIL, via the coding sequence GTGACCGTGAAGCCCCGCATTCCGAACGTCCTGGCCAATCGCTACGCGTCGGCCGAACTCGCCACCTTGTGGTCGCCCGAGCAGAAGGTGGTCCTCGAGCGCCGGCTGTGGCTCGCCGTGCTGCGGGCCCAGCGGGATCTCGGCATCGAGGTGCCGGAAGGAGCCCTGGCCGACTACGAGCGGGTGCTCGACCAGGTGGACCTGGCCTCCATCGCCGAGCGTGAGAAGGTCACCCGGCACGATGTGAAGGCCCGTATCGAGGAGTTCAACGCGCTCGCCGGGCACGAGCAGATCCACAAGGGGATGACCTCGCGGGATCTGACCGAGAACGTCGAGCAGTTGCAGATCCGGCTCTCCCTGGAACTGGTCCGGGACCGCACCGTCGCCGTGCTGGCGCGGCTGGCGCGGCTGGCGGCGGAACACGGTGAGCTGGTGATGGCCGGCCGCTCGCACAACGTCGCCGCGCAGGCCACCACGCTGGGCAAGCGCTTCGCCACCGCCGCCGACGAGCTGCTGGTGGCCTTCGAGCGCGTCGAGGAGTTGCTGCGCCGCTATCCGCTGCGGGGCGTCAAGGGTCCGGTGGGCACCGCGCAGGACATGCTCGACCTGCTCGGCGGGGACGCCGGCAAGCTGGCCGAGCTGGAGCGGCGGATCGCCGGCCACCTGGGCTTCGACCACGTCTTCGACTCGGTCGGCCAGGTCTACCCGCGCTCGCTGGACTACGAGGTGGTCACCGCGCTGGTGCAGCTGGCCGCGGCGCCCTCCTCGCTGGCGAAGACGGTCCGGCTGATGGCCGGCCACGAGCTGGTGACCGAGGGGTTCAAGCCCGGACAGGTGGGTTCGTCCGCCATGCCGCACAAGATGAACACCCGCTCCTGCGAGCGGGTCAACGGGCTGGCGGTCGTGCTGCGCGGTTACGCCTCGATGGCCGGTGAGCTCGCCGGCGACCAGTGGAACGAGGGCGACGTCTCCTGCTCGGTGGTGCGCCGGGTCGCGCTGCCGGACGCCTTCTTCGCCTTCGACGGCCTGCTGGAGACGTTCCTGACGGTGCTGGACGAGTTCGGCGCCTTCCCGGCCGTCGTCACCCGGGAACTCGACCGTTACCTGCCGTTCCTGGCCACCACCAAGGTGCTGATGGGGGCGGTACGGGCCGGGGTGGGCCGCGAGGTGGCGCACGAGGCGATCAAGGAGAACGCGGTGGCCACCGCGCTGGAGATGCGGGAGAAGGGCGCGGAACGCAACGCGTTGCTGGACCGGCTCGCCGCCGACGAGCGGATCCCGCTGGACCGGGCGGCGCTGGAGGCGCTGATGGCCGACCGGCTGTCGTTCACCGGTGCCGCGGCCGACCAGGTCGCGGCGGTGGTCCGCCGGGTCGAGGAGGTGGCCGCGCGCCATCCGCAGGCCGCCGGTTACGCCCCCGGGGCCATTCTTTGA
- the mug gene encoding G/U mismatch-specific DNA glycosylase, giving the protein MTPEELEAARDRTVPDVIADGLRVLFCGINPGLLSAATGHHFARPGNRFWPALHLSGFTPRRLAPAEQHLLLEHGLGITNVAARATARADELTVEELRTGGEILVRTVLRHRPRWLAVAGITAYRTAFGEPGARIGPQERTIGATRIWALPNPSGLNALWTTPKLTDAFRAFRLVTGLPDASCASGPGD; this is encoded by the coding sequence TTGACCCCCGAGGAGTTGGAGGCCGCCCGCGACCGCACCGTTCCGGATGTGATCGCGGACGGCCTCCGCGTTCTGTTCTGTGGCATAAATCCCGGTCTGCTCTCGGCGGCCACCGGGCACCACTTCGCCCGGCCCGGCAACCGGTTCTGGCCGGCGCTCCATCTGTCCGGTTTCACCCCGCGGCGGCTGGCCCCGGCCGAGCAGCACCTGCTGCTGGAGCACGGGCTCGGCATCACCAACGTGGCGGCCCGCGCGACCGCCCGGGCCGACGAGCTGACCGTCGAGGAGTTGCGGACCGGCGGCGAGATCCTGGTCCGTACCGTGCTGCGGCACCGGCCGCGCTGGCTGGCGGTCGCGGGCATCACCGCGTACCGCACCGCCTTCGGCGAACCGGGCGCGCGGATCGGGCCGCAGGAGCGGACGATCGGTGCCACCCGGATCTGGGCGCTGCCCAACCCCAGTGGGCTCAATGCGCTGTGGACTACACCCAAGCTGACGGATGCGTTTCGTGCGTTTCGGCTGGTCACGGGGCTACCCGACGCGTCTTGTGCGAGTGGGCCTGGTGACTAG
- a CDS encoding 5-formyltetrahydrofolate cyclo-ligase: MEIDQAKQAMREKVWKQLIEGGGAPEDSYGKIPGFYGAEATAERLSDIPGWQRARVVKSNPDWAQLPVRRLALVEGKLLYMAVPKMASLEPFIELDPTDLDSPADAAEKKAATQLGRRVGVEAMRPIDVVVCGSVAVNRSGARIGKGAGYSDLEVALLIEAGLVTDETMIVAPVHALQVVEEDIPETEHDFSVDYIVTPDEVIPCTNRRRPSGLVWADLSPEKIAAIPALAARAGQG; this comes from the coding sequence GTGGAGATCGACCAGGCCAAGCAGGCCATGCGTGAGAAGGTGTGGAAACAGCTCATCGAGGGCGGGGGCGCTCCCGAGGACTCGTACGGCAAGATCCCCGGCTTCTACGGCGCGGAGGCCACAGCGGAGCGTCTGAGCGATATCCCGGGGTGGCAGCGAGCCCGAGTCGTGAAGAGCAACCCGGATTGGGCGCAACTTCCAGTGCGCCGCCTGGCGCTTGTAGAGGGCAAGCTCCTCTACATGGCGGTACCGAAGATGGCGAGCCTTGAGCCGTTTATCGAGCTTGACCCGACTGACCTCGACTCACCGGCGGATGCTGCCGAGAAGAAGGCTGCCACCCAACTCGGCCGGCGAGTGGGCGTAGAAGCCATGCGTCCTATCGACGTGGTGGTGTGCGGATCGGTGGCCGTGAACCGGTCGGGCGCTCGCATCGGGAAGGGGGCCGGGTACTCCGACCTTGAGGTTGCCCTCTTGATCGAGGCGGGCTTGGTGACGGATGAGACGATGATCGTCGCGCCCGTTCACGCGCTCCAGGTGGTCGAGGAAGACATCCCCGAGACAGAGCACGATTTCTCGGTGGACTACATCGTCACTCCTGACGAGGTGATCCCCTGCACTAACCGGCGACGCCCCAGCGGCCTTGTTTGGGCCGACCTTAGCCCGGAGAAGATCGCGGCGATTCCGGCGCTGGCAGCACGGGCCGGACAGGGGTAG
- a CDS encoding helix-turn-helix transcriptional regulator, with the protein MAAKRVRLARVRKSAGFSQEKLANHLGVERSTVGRWETAETEPQAWLRPKLARALKVTDDELQALLDDVTVVQAEPSERLNYVLQHPDAVDLVAVAYLHERLRQLDESYDQASSTSLLGPAGQVYGQVTFLRENATNPRVRRALYEVEADSATFMSQLVWDVSQRRDHHAPLGYLDEAVNAARHVRDAGVESYAVLRKSFIALYGEKNAIKGRELAQQAADVAQLASPSLVGLSLLHVAEGYAMTGDLKECEAALKKAEAQFDLVTPDDVAAPYYSPNEFDRLAGSCYLFLGLPGRAEPILRATTASLADKRKSQAIALGNLSLSLIRQRKCDEAAATLHRTIDAVELTRGGGGLNLAFQAGRELHEWRAEPWVQDINDRLLALMAAV; encoded by the coding sequence ATGGCGGCGAAGCGTGTGCGCCTGGCGAGGGTACGCAAGTCAGCGGGATTCAGCCAGGAAAAACTAGCAAATCATCTCGGTGTGGAGCGCTCCACGGTTGGCCGTTGGGAGACTGCCGAGACCGAGCCGCAAGCTTGGCTGCGTCCAAAGCTCGCCCGTGCCCTCAAGGTAACGGATGACGAGCTGCAAGCGCTCCTCGACGATGTAACGGTCGTTCAAGCGGAGCCCAGCGAACGCCTGAACTACGTGCTTCAACACCCTGACGCGGTCGACCTGGTGGCCGTCGCCTACCTGCATGAGCGGCTGCGGCAACTCGATGAGTCCTACGACCAGGCGTCGTCAACCAGCCTGCTCGGCCCAGCTGGACAGGTATACGGGCAAGTGACGTTCCTCCGGGAGAACGCCACGAACCCCCGCGTTCGTCGGGCGCTCTACGAAGTCGAAGCCGATTCGGCAACCTTCATGAGTCAACTGGTCTGGGACGTCAGCCAGCGGCGCGACCACCATGCGCCCCTTGGCTACCTCGATGAAGCAGTGAACGCAGCACGGCACGTCCGTGACGCTGGTGTCGAGTCCTACGCCGTGCTTCGGAAGAGCTTCATCGCTCTCTATGGCGAGAAGAATGCCATCAAGGGACGTGAACTTGCCCAGCAGGCTGCCGACGTGGCTCAGCTCGCCAGCCCCTCACTCGTTGGCCTCAGCCTCCTTCACGTCGCCGAGGGGTACGCCATGACGGGCGACCTCAAGGAGTGTGAAGCAGCGCTCAAGAAGGCAGAAGCTCAGTTCGACCTTGTGACCCCGGATGACGTGGCCGCTCCGTACTACTCGCCAAACGAGTTCGACCGACTCGCTGGCTCCTGTTACTTGTTCCTCGGTCTGCCCGGAAGGGCGGAGCCGATCCTCCGGGCGACCACGGCTTCGCTCGCGGACAAGAGGAAGAGCCAGGCCATCGCCCTTGGCAACCTGAGCCTGAGTCTCATCCGGCAGCGCAAGTGCGACGAAGCAGCAGCAACCCTGCATCGGACGATTGATGCCGTCGAGCTCACCCGTGGCGGTGGTGGGCTTAACCTGGCCTTCCAAGCAGGCAGGGAGCTGCATGAGTGGCGAGCGGAACCGTGGGTGCAGGACATCAACGACCGACTCCTAGCGCTGATGGCCGCCGTCTAG
- a CDS encoding recombinase family protein, which produces MRPQMYGYMRMAATVEDDEEMESVRRAMRTYAEREGFTLGHVFTENATTSESAFFTLLDAIKRTEVKNVIVPSLWHFARLPGLQTAMQQHIEQETGAHLWVIQGQQR; this is translated from the coding sequence ATGCGACCTCAGATGTACGGCTACATGCGGATGGCTGCCACTGTCGAAGATGACGAGGAAATGGAGTCCGTCCGGCGCGCGATGCGGACGTACGCCGAGCGCGAGGGATTCACTCTCGGCCATGTGTTCACCGAGAACGCGACGACCTCCGAGTCGGCGTTCTTCACCTTGCTCGACGCGATCAAGCGCACCGAGGTGAAGAACGTGATCGTGCCGTCTCTCTGGCACTTCGCGCGGCTGCCTGGTCTCCAGACTGCCATGCAGCAGCACATTGAACAGGAGACGGGCGCACATCTCTGGGTGATCCAGGGGCAGCAGCGATGA
- a CDS encoding recombinase family protein has product MNHKTSVAYGYMRVFCDVTSQQVLAMEARIHRFAQVERLQLVSIYNEFVNGDQSVFNDLVTEVKRASAEVVIVPSLRHFSRNGLLQSLMLSRLEDAAGVEVLTLKEDGADREVPQ; this is encoded by the coding sequence ATGAACCACAAGACGTCGGTGGCCTACGGCTACATGCGCGTGTTCTGTGATGTGACGAGTCAGCAGGTGCTCGCCATGGAAGCGCGCATCCACCGGTTCGCCCAGGTTGAGCGGCTTCAACTCGTCAGCATCTACAACGAGTTCGTGAACGGTGATCAGAGCGTGTTCAACGACCTGGTGACCGAGGTGAAGCGCGCGAGTGCGGAGGTCGTGATCGTGCCGTCCCTACGTCACTTCTCGCGTAACGGCCTCCTCCAGTCCTTGATGCTCTCGCGTCTGGAGGACGCTGCCGGGGTCGAAGTCCTCACGCTCAAAGAGGACGGTGCAGACAGGGAGGTACCCCAGTGA
- a CDS encoding ATP-binding protein → MITAARPLSETDTSTLKLPPLALSLDLAAVPTAVSCARMFIRHTLTCWKLSRLTETAELIASELVTNAVKATGITTPQPSWGELEGLQLLRVRIHASKDSIVIQVWDADGEPLDLPTAGADEEPESGRGLFIVKSVARQVGRFYPRSGGKVVWAELTLEPTVPPLPRRAAKKPASIYLPKPDPDLLRAVLTGLRSL, encoded by the coding sequence GTGATTACCGCTGCCCGCCCGCTGAGTGAGACCGACACATCCACCCTGAAGCTTCCTCCCCTGGCGCTCTCTCTCGACCTGGCCGCCGTGCCAACGGCCGTGAGCTGTGCGCGCATGTTCATCCGGCACACGCTGACATGTTGGAAGCTGTCCCGGCTCACCGAGACCGCCGAGCTGATCGCCTCGGAGCTGGTCACCAACGCCGTGAAGGCGACCGGGATAACGACGCCGCAACCGTCCTGGGGTGAGCTGGAAGGCTTGCAGCTTCTTCGGGTGCGCATCCATGCCAGCAAGGACAGCATCGTCATCCAGGTGTGGGATGCGGACGGTGAACCGCTCGATCTACCCACGGCCGGCGCCGACGAGGAGCCCGAAAGCGGGCGCGGCCTGTTCATCGTGAAGAGCGTCGCGCGTCAGGTCGGCCGCTTCTACCCGAGGAGCGGCGGCAAGGTCGTCTGGGCGGAGCTGACGCTTGAACCGACCGTTCCACCGCTCCCGCGGCGGGCGGCCAAGAAGCCCGCGTCCATCTACCTTCCGAAGCCTGATCCCGACTTGCTGCGCGCCGTCCTCACCGGGCTGCGATCCCTGTAG
- a CDS encoding DUF7848 domain-containing protein, producing the protein MGTTKTFRFRNYDIHPDTTAETTYAAECVTGEEADCGAQSGEEVEAAKVDRWIAEHVRNTGHQRFRRTVASFVTAEPGAWQ; encoded by the coding sequence ATGGGCACCACCAAGACGTTCCGGTTCCGGAACTACGACATCCACCCCGACACAACGGCAGAGACGACCTACGCGGCCGAATGCGTCACGGGGGAGGAAGCGGATTGCGGGGCGCAGTCGGGGGAAGAAGTCGAGGCCGCCAAGGTTGACCGCTGGATCGCTGAGCATGTACGCAACACCGGACACCAGCGGTTCCGAAGGACGGTAGCAAGTTTCGTCACGGCAGAGCCGGGAGCGTGGCAATGA